In Neptuniibacter halophilus, the genomic stretch GCCGGCGTGGTAATAAACTGCCGCGCGGATACCAGCGCGTGGATAGCCTTGAGGTGGTGACAGACCGGGTGCCTGAACCGGAGGTGGCAGTGTCACCGGAAGCCTGATACGTAAGTTTCTTAAGGCGCTTCCATACCCCCGTCGGCCTGAGCTGGCGGGGGTATTTTTTTACTTGCATAAAATCAAGTAATGATTCGGGATTCAAACAAATGTGTTAGTTTTTGGTGTTGATGATAAACTTATATTTTGTGTGTATTAATATTTATTAATCATATAACTTGTTGTTTTATAGAGATTAATATTTGTGTAATTTATTATTTAATAAAATTTTATATTTTATCTTGCAGCATTATCTAAACGCATTAGTATTGAGGATCAAGAATAAGTTGTCTCTGTTTTACTAATAGAAGTTCCGAGAGGTGGAAGCACCATGGATGGGCATTTGTTGAGCAAACGATACCGGCAGCGCATTGCTGTGATGGCGGTGTTTATTCTTTGCGCAATACTGCTTATGGGCGGTGTTTTGTTCTATCTCTCATCAGAGGTGCGCACCGCCTGGGTTAACTACAGCCAAACCTCGGCCAGCCGCACAACCGCCTTGGCCGAGCTGCATCGTGCAATCGGTTACGGTGGCTTTATTCACAATTTCAAAAATTACGTTTTGCGTCAGGATCAGGGGCAGTTGCAGCGTCTGAACGCTGATCTGAAACGTTCATATTCTGCTCTGGATCGTTATCAGAAACTGCATCTCACAGAAAAAGAGGTGGATGCTCTGGAGATCATCCGCTCTCAGTTAAAAAGCTATCAGCGCAGCATTGAAGTGGTGCAGATGGGGGTGATCCGGGATGAAACTCCGCAGGCCATCGATTCCCGGGTGCGGCTGAATGATGCGCCGGCCTTGTCTGCCTTGCATCGTCTGCAACAGGAGAACCGGCGCTTCAGTCAGCGTGTCAGCGAGGAGATGAGAAAGCAGATAGACAGGCTGATGGGGACGCTGTTGTTTGGGCTTCTGGCGATGCCATTTGTAGTCCTGATGGCCTATCAGTATCAGCGAGTCATGGGGAAGCTGGTGGCGCTGGCGGTAGAGAAAAAGCAGGTTCAGCGTGAGCTGGAAGATACCGCTGCACTGGCAGCCGAAGCGGTCCAGACTCAGCTTCAGCTCGATTACGAAGCGCACCACTGTGAGCTTACCCGGGTGCCTAACCGTAAGGCATTTATGAAACAGAGCCGGGAGCTGCTTGATCAGGCACGGCAGCGGAACGACTGCCTTGCGGTGTTGTTTGTTGATGTGGATGACTTCAAAGATATTAATGATCGCTACGGACATGAAGTGGGCGATAAAGTGCTGGTCGAGGTGGCATCAAGACTTTTGTCGGCGCTTCGCGAAGAGGACTTTGTTGCCCGGCTCGGCGGGGATGAATTCGCTATGATCGTTCAGTGCCCGGAGTCAGCAGTGCACAGTGAGCGTCTTGCAGAACGCCTGCATGAGGTGCTGAATGAAAGTTTTGATTCGATCATGCCGCAGATGAGTGTCAGTTGTTCCGTGGGCGGTGCGTTTTTCCCGGATGAGGGCGATAGTATGGATGAGTTGATACGGATGGCGGATCAGCGGATGTACTGCGTTAAGAAAAGCGGTAAAAATGGTGTTTATCTGCAGGGCTGATCAGGCCTGCTTCTTAAAGATTTTGGTCAGCAGGTGATTGGCCTGCTTCTGTAGCAGCGTCTGGTGTTTCGGGGTGACCTTGAGCAGCAGAACCTTATCTTCATCTTCCCGTCGGATCTCTGCCTGCTCGAGCAATGCCTGCTTCAGGTGTGGCGCCTCAGTCAGCGCGGTGTGGCTGATCAGTTCGTTGCTGTTGGTGGTGCGGGTCAGGAAGTGAGCTTCCTCTTTCACCAGTTGATATTTGCTCTGATGGCCGCGGGCCAGCGACATCTGCAGGCTGAGTACCGGCTGGAAGCCTCGGATTCTGGACTGGTTAAATCCTTTGTAAAGCAGTGAGAACAGCATGCCGGCGCAGAGGGCGTTGATACCATGACGATCTTCGGAGTCGTGCATCTCAAAGCGCAGCAGAATATCTTTGTTCTCCTGCAATTCGGCTTCACCGTTGTAGATGCGTGCGACCTGTTTCGCCAGATGGTGGTACACGTTCAGCAGTGTCGCTTTCTCATCGGCGGGCATGTTCTCTGAACTGGCCGTCTGACTGTCGATATAAAACACATACAGCGCATCCTGAGGGGCCAGCAGCAGCTCCAGTTCCTGTTCAAATGAGTACAGGTTGAGCTGTTCTTCATGCCGTTCGACCATGCTGCGCAGGGGGTTGGCGGCACGTGGGGGAACGGGCTGAGAGTGCAGTTCCTCCTCTTCAAACTCCAGTGGATCATCCTGCGCATTCTCTTCCGGTAATGGCTCCGGGTGGTGCTCGAACTTTGGCATCCGCGGTGTCTGTTCCCGTTCCGGTTTCAGCAGGTCGACCAGATCATGGGTGTGCAGCAGATCGGGCTTGTCCCCGGCGCTGAGTGTTTCGGTCGGCTGTGCATCGCCCGAAACAGGTTGGGCGTGGGTGCTGACAGAGAATGTTTCCTGCTGAATGATCGGTGGTTCGCTGGCCGTGTCCCCGGCCGGAGACGGATCTGCTTGCGTCTCTTCCGCTGGCGTCAGTACGGGGTCGGCCGGTTGCTGCGGTTCCGGTTCCGGTTCCGGTTCGGAGAAGGTTTGTTCGGCCAGTAGCTGGTCGAAGTGGATCTTGTCGGCGTCAGCGTGTGTTTCGCCGGTGTTAAACGTGCCCTCATCTTCCCGTCGGTTCAGCAGCCAGATACAGAGCAGGGCGATGGC encodes the following:
- a CDS encoding GGDEF domain-containing protein, which produces MSKRYRQRIAVMAVFILCAILLMGGVLFYLSSEVRTAWVNYSQTSASRTTALAELHRAIGYGGFIHNFKNYVLRQDQGQLQRLNADLKRSYSALDRYQKLHLTEKEVDALEIIRSQLKSYQRSIEVVQMGVIRDETPQAIDSRVRLNDAPALSALHRLQQENRRFSQRVSEEMRKQIDRLMGTLLFGLLAMPFVVLMAYQYQRVMGKLVALAVEKKQVQRELEDTAALAAEAVQTQLQLDYEAHHCELTRVPNRKAFMKQSRELLDQARQRNDCLAVLFVDVDDFKDINDRYGHEVGDKVLVEVASRLLSALREEDFVARLGGDEFAMIVQCPESAVHSERLAERLHEVLNESFDSIMPQMSVSCSVGGAFFPDEGDSMDELIRMADQRMYCVKKSGKNGVYLQG